A section of the Sphingomonas ginsenosidivorax genome encodes:
- a CDS encoding DUF6629 family protein, with protein MCFSATASFTASGVLATIGVATLRHVRDPRALLFASVPLLFAIHQCSEGLVWLALDGGIDRPALDHSVFLFTFYALGILPLLMPVSVALLEPAGVRRRAILGLTAVGAFVCIWDVAGLVAFPTRAVIDHHSIAYYNPVTSRLWISALYILATCGALLLSTHRVVRTYGVLNVIGLTIVHVVKGYAFASVWCFYAAVLSAVLYWQFHRQTINVETPNGASPFLRPFLLSWLHPRHAVR; from the coding sequence ATGTGCTTTTCGGCGACGGCCAGTTTCACGGCCTCGGGCGTGCTCGCCACGATCGGCGTCGCCACCCTGCGGCACGTCCGCGATCCGCGCGCGCTGCTGTTCGCGTCGGTCCCGCTGCTGTTCGCGATCCACCAATGTTCCGAAGGGCTGGTGTGGCTTGCGCTCGACGGCGGGATCGACCGGCCGGCGCTGGACCATTCCGTCTTCCTCTTCACCTTCTATGCGCTCGGGATCCTGCCGTTGCTGATGCCGGTCTCGGTGGCGTTGCTGGAACCCGCGGGCGTGCGCCGGCGGGCGATCCTGGGTTTGACCGCGGTCGGTGCGTTCGTCTGCATCTGGGACGTGGCCGGCCTGGTGGCGTTTCCCACCCGCGCCGTCATCGACCATCATTCGATCGCCTATTACAACCCGGTCACGAGCCGGCTGTGGATCTCGGCGCTCTATATCCTGGCGACGTGCGGTGCGCTCCTGCTGTCAACGCACCGGGTGGTGCGGACGTACGGCGTGCTCAACGTCATCGGGCTGACGATCGTGCACGTCGTGAAGGGCTATGCGTTCGCCTCGGTCTGGTGCTTCTACGCCGCTGTCCTGAGCGCCGTGCTGTATTGGCAGTTCCACCGGCAAACCATCAACGTCGAGACCCCGAATGGCGCGAGCCCGTTCCTGCGACCGTTTCTGTTGTCGTGGCTGCACCCCCGGCACGCGGTACGCTAA
- a CDS encoding barstar family protein: MTDPSPLTITIDGRRIVDIASFYDEINRVFMAGEDWTLGQSLDALNDLLYGGYGVMTGKPAVTLVWHDIAHSRAALGVDATRAFLRAKLEDPARFNTALITAQLDALDQGRGQTYFDIVLDIIDDHPNITLVPR; the protein is encoded by the coding sequence ATGACCGACCCATCGCCGCTGACGATCACGATCGACGGCCGCCGGATCGTCGACATCGCGTCGTTCTACGACGAGATCAATCGCGTGTTCATGGCCGGCGAGGACTGGACGCTGGGCCAAAGCCTCGATGCGCTGAACGACCTGCTGTACGGGGGGTATGGCGTGATGACGGGCAAGCCGGCCGTAACGCTGGTCTGGCACGACATCGCGCACAGCCGCGCCGCCCTGGGCGTCGATGCGACCAGGGCGTTCCTGCGCGCGAAGCTCGAGGACCCGGCAAGGTTTAACACGGCGCTGATCACGGCGCAGCTCGACGCGCTCGACCAGGGGCGCGGCCAGACCTATTTCGATATCGTCCTGGACATCATCGACGATCATCCGAACATCACGCTCGTACCGCGCTGA
- a CDS encoding (R)-mandelonitrile lyase — protein sequence MVQSSDTIQVTPAGQSPAAGPANYFTGSVSVASAFKGTGGARLGGATVTFQPGARTNWHTHPVGQLLIVTAGQGWVQAEGEAVQAMATGDTVWIAPGVKHWHGATGTSGMTHAAIAEAEDGASVDWLEPVTDDQYAGPA from the coding sequence ATGGTTCAATCTTCCGACACCATCCAGGTAACGCCCGCGGGACAGTCGCCCGCGGCGGGGCCCGCGAACTACTTCACAGGCTCGGTTTCCGTGGCCTCGGCGTTCAAGGGGACGGGCGGGGCGCGGCTCGGCGGGGCCACGGTCACGTTCCAGCCCGGCGCGCGCACCAACTGGCATACCCATCCGGTCGGCCAGTTGCTGATCGTTACCGCGGGGCAGGGCTGGGTCCAGGCAGAGGGTGAGGCGGTTCAGGCGATGGCAACCGGCGACACGGTGTGGATCGCACCGGGCGTCAAGCACTGGCACGGCGCGACAGGGACCAGCGGGATGACGCACGCCGCCATCGCCGAGGCCGAGGACGGCGCCAGCGTCGACTGGCTGGAGCCCGTCACCGACGACCAGTACGCCGGCCCCGCGTAA
- a CDS encoding endonuclease/exonuclease/phosphatase family protein: MSARAARPIAISADGLRHSTTFDVLTFNIEGLGWPARSGRGPSLERIGAVLRAMAARGDAPDVVMIQEMFSPAAVRAVAGLDYANMVTGPSRTQRKQLAGAGVMPAPYRWKKGELGLHLAGSGLAILSAFPILDTRSEPFGRRRCAGFDCLSNKGMLYARIAVPGVPGTIALFNTHLNSQGASRVSPKRHARAHRLQVEELGKFVAAVGSPDVPTVLGGDFNMRGSAIRFERFRNVTEPFEIVHEWCTDQPLRCDTRISWDGDEPWMDTQDLQLFESGADVQIIPIRVEAMFDGSAGSPKLSDHDGFRVTYRVSWRTPAPTPRP, translated from the coding sequence ATGTCGGCCAGAGCTGCCAGGCCGATCGCGATATCCGCCGACGGGCTGCGGCACAGCACGACCTTCGACGTTCTCACCTTCAACATCGAGGGCCTGGGCTGGCCTGCCCGTAGCGGTCGTGGTCCATCGCTGGAACGGATCGGTGCGGTCCTGCGCGCCATGGCGGCCAGGGGCGACGCGCCCGACGTCGTCATGATCCAGGAGATGTTCAGCCCGGCCGCCGTCCGCGCCGTCGCGGGCCTCGATTATGCCAACATGGTGACGGGCCCGTCCCGGACGCAGCGGAAACAGCTTGCGGGGGCAGGCGTCATGCCGGCGCCCTACAGATGGAAGAAGGGCGAGCTCGGGCTGCATCTGGCGGGGTCGGGCCTCGCGATCCTCAGCGCGTTTCCGATCCTCGACACGCGGTCAGAGCCGTTCGGGCGGCGGCGGTGCGCGGGGTTCGACTGCCTGAGCAACAAGGGCATGCTCTATGCGCGGATCGCGGTGCCCGGCGTTCCCGGGACGATCGCCCTGTTCAACACGCACCTCAATTCGCAGGGCGCCTCGCGGGTGTCGCCCAAGCGTCACGCCCGCGCGCACCGGCTTCAGGTCGAGGAACTGGGCAAGTTCGTGGCGGCGGTCGGCAGTCCCGACGTGCCGACCGTGCTCGGCGGCGACTTCAACATGCGCGGCTCGGCGATCCGGTTCGAGCGGTTCCGCAACGTCACCGAACCCTTCGAGATCGTCCACGAATGGTGCACCGACCAGCCGCTGCGCTGCGACACGCGCATATCGTGGGACGGCGACGAACCCTGGATGGACACGCAGGACCTGCAGCTGTTCGAAAGCGGGGCCGACGTGCAGATCATACCGATCCGGGTCGAAGCGATGTTCGACGGGTCGGCCGGCAGTCCGAAACTGTCCGATCACGACGGCTTCCGCGTCACCTACCGCGTGAGCTGGCGGACGCCGGCGCCTACACCTCGCCCGTGA
- a CDS encoding type 1 glutamine amidotransferase domain-containing protein, whose product MKLQGKTIAILIAPRGTEEPEFAQPKAAVEQAGGTVTVISLETGEAQTVNNDLDPGAKFTIDKAIGDVSAAEFDGLVIPGGCVGADTLRGSDAVIAFVRAFFAAQKPVAAICHAPWTLIEADQVRGRTLTSFATLQTDIENAGGTWVDQEVVVDQGLVTSRTPDDLPAFCAKLVEEFCEGKHEAQSENA is encoded by the coding sequence ATGAAGCTTCAAGGCAAGACCATCGCCATCCTGATCGCACCCCGCGGCACTGAGGAGCCCGAGTTCGCGCAGCCCAAGGCCGCCGTCGAGCAGGCAGGCGGTACCGTGACCGTCATCAGCCTCGAGACGGGCGAGGCGCAGACGGTCAACAACGACCTCGACCCCGGTGCCAAGTTCACGATCGACAAGGCGATCGGCGACGTCTCGGCGGCCGAGTTCGACGGTCTGGTGATCCCGGGCGGGTGCGTCGGCGCGGACACGCTGCGCGGGTCGGACGCGGTGATCGCCTTCGTGCGGGCGTTCTTCGCGGCGCAGAAGCCGGTTGCCGCGATCTGCCACGCGCCGTGGACGCTGATCGAGGCCGACCAGGTCCGCGGCCGCACGCTGACGTCGTTCGCGACGTTGCAAACCGATATCGAAAACGCCGGCGGAACCTGGGTCGACCAGGAGGTCGTGGTCGATCAGGGCCTGGTCACCAGCCGCACCCCAGACGACCTGCCCGCATTCTGCGCGAAGCTCGTCGAGGAATTCTGCGAGGGCAAGCACGAAGCGCAATCGGAGAACGCGTGA
- a CDS encoding hybrid sensor histidine kinase/response regulator codes for MEHGLASAASSFMDDQNEMAGRLRNHPWCDTALGLPQHWPEALRTLVGVMLGSDQPMFTAWGPDRLMLYNDGYAQVLGNKHPAALGRPCRDVWAEIWPMLAPLFQRVFEGKAVHEADMLLSLDRYGYLEDAYFSFSYTPVRDAAGAVAGLFCACRETTLEVAVNRRVIAERELLWRNSQDMLVILDDAGIFEAVNPAAARILGWQPEDMTGRSVFDFIHPDDRADARAVLAQAAQGPLPAYEVRFLDKGNGVRWMSWVAAPQGQSIYATGRDISDAKAQAEALRQVEDRLRHAQQLEAIGKLTGGVAHDFNNLLTVIRGSVDLLQRPGLAEARRQRYTAAIAEAADRASRLTAQLLAFARRQALKPEPLDCRMALHALAPLIGPLVGADIHIAWTIPDAPCPILVDHGQFDTTIINLIVNARDAMAGRGALTIGVERMPPPAGYDGERDRDCFAIAVTDTGCGIPADILPSVFEPFFTTKAKTLGTGLGLSQAFGFAKQSGGDIAIVSDVGSGTTVTIYLPVSADQPTVAAARPLDPVDFAGANILLVEDDADVRQFATDVLLDLDHSVVAAENGHRALEHLSTTATPFDIVLSDVMMPGMTGLELGATVRAQYPQTPIVLTSGYSDVLADGGAAGFDLLHKPYSAAQLVAFLKTAISHHRAASATSAP; via the coding sequence ATGGAGCACGGCCTCGCGTCCGCTGCCAGCTCGTTCATGGACGATCAGAACGAGATGGCCGGCCGGCTGCGCAACCATCCCTGGTGCGACACCGCGCTCGGGCTGCCGCAACACTGGCCGGAGGCGCTGCGCACGCTGGTCGGCGTGATGCTCGGGTCCGATCAGCCGATGTTCACCGCCTGGGGACCGGACCGGCTGATGCTGTACAATGACGGCTATGCGCAGGTGCTGGGAAATAAGCATCCCGCCGCGCTGGGTCGACCATGCCGCGACGTCTGGGCGGAGATATGGCCGATGCTGGCGCCGCTGTTCCAGCGCGTCTTCGAGGGCAAGGCCGTGCACGAGGCGGACATGCTGCTGTCGCTCGATCGCTACGGCTATCTCGAGGACGCCTATTTCTCGTTCTCGTACACCCCGGTCCGCGATGCCGCCGGTGCCGTCGCGGGGCTGTTCTGCGCCTGTCGCGAAACGACGCTCGAGGTCGCCGTGAACCGCCGCGTGATCGCCGAGCGCGAACTGTTGTGGCGCAACTCACAGGACATGCTGGTCATCCTCGACGATGCCGGGATCTTCGAGGCGGTGAACCCGGCGGCCGCGCGGATCCTGGGATGGCAGCCGGAGGACATGACCGGGCGGTCGGTCTTCGACTTCATCCATCCCGACGATCGGGCGGACGCGCGCGCGGTGCTGGCGCAGGCGGCGCAGGGTCCTTTGCCGGCCTATGAGGTCCGGTTCCTCGACAAGGGGAACGGCGTGCGCTGGATGTCCTGGGTCGCCGCGCCGCAGGGCCAGTCCATCTACGCCACCGGCCGTGACATCTCGGACGCCAAGGCGCAGGCGGAAGCCCTGCGGCAGGTCGAGGACCGGTTGCGGCATGCGCAGCAGCTCGAAGCGATCGGCAAGCTGACGGGCGGGGTCGCGCATGATTTCAACAACCTGCTGACCGTCATTCGCGGGTCGGTCGATCTGCTGCAACGACCCGGCCTCGCAGAGGCGCGGCGCCAGCGCTATACCGCCGCGATCGCCGAAGCCGCCGACCGGGCCAGCAGGCTGACGGCGCAACTGCTGGCGTTTGCCCGTCGCCAGGCGCTGAAGCCCGAGCCGCTGGATTGCCGGATGGCGCTGCACGCACTCGCGCCGTTGATCGGTCCGCTCGTCGGCGCGGACATTCACATCGCCTGGACGATCCCCGACGCGCCCTGCCCGATCCTGGTCGACCACGGCCAGTTCGACACCACCATCATCAACCTGATCGTCAACGCGCGCGATGCGATGGCCGGACGCGGAGCGCTGACGATCGGCGTCGAACGGATGCCCCCACCGGCGGGCTATGACGGAGAGCGGGACCGCGACTGCTTCGCCATCGCGGTCACGGACACCGGTTGCGGCATCCCGGCCGATATCCTGCCGAGCGTCTTCGAGCCCTTCTTCACGACCAAGGCAAAGACGCTGGGCACCGGACTGGGACTGTCCCAGGCGTTCGGGTTCGCCAAACAGTCGGGCGGCGACATCGCGATCGTCAGCGACGTCGGATCGGGAACGACGGTCACGATCTACCTGCCCGTCTCGGCCGACCAGCCGACGGTCGCTGCCGCTCGCCCCCTGGACCCGGTCGACTTCGCGGGCGCGAACATCCTCCTGGTCGAGGACGATGCCGACGTCCGGCAGTTCGCGACCGACGTGCTTCTCGACCTCGATCATTCGGTGGTCGCCGCCGAGAACGGCCACAGGGCGCTCGAACACCTGTCGACGACGGCAACGCCGTTCGACATCGTCCTCTCCGACGTGATGATGCCCGGGATGACCGGACTGGAGCTCGGGGCCACCGTCCGGGCGCAGTACCCGCAGACCCCGATCGTGCTCACCAGCGGCTACAGCGATGTCCTCGCCGATGGCGGCGCCGCCGGGTTCGACCTGCTGCACAAACCCTATTCCGCCGCGCAGCTCGTCGCCTTCCTGAAGACAGCGATCTCGCACCATCGCGCAGCGTCCGCCACGAGCGCGCCCTAG
- a CDS encoding SDR family NAD(P)-dependent oxidoreductase — MARFADKVVVITGAASGIGEGAARRFAEEGATLVLGDIDTGALDTLAAALGGTIATQETDVTDRAACEALVKTAVDRFGRIDVLVNDAGVDHLGLVDEGDFAAFTKVIETDLYGVVHMSRAAIPHLRAAKGCIVNISSVSGLGGDWNHSFYCAAKGAVSNLTRALAMDEAKHGVRVNAVNPSLTYTALTAGMKEQPELIAKFEERIPIGRGAEPADIAGAIAFLASNDARFVTGVNLPVDGGLTASNGQPPLS; from the coding sequence ATGGCGCGCTTCGCCGACAAGGTCGTCGTCATCACCGGTGCCGCCTCGGGCATCGGTGAAGGCGCCGCGCGCCGCTTCGCCGAGGAAGGCGCGACGCTCGTGCTGGGCGACATCGACACCGGCGCGCTCGACACGCTGGCGGCTGCGCTGGGCGGGACGATCGCGACGCAGGAAACCGACGTGACCGACCGCGCGGCCTGCGAGGCGCTGGTCAAGACCGCGGTCGACCGGTTCGGGCGGATCGACGTGCTGGTCAACGATGCCGGCGTCGACCATCTCGGTCTGGTCGACGAAGGCGACTTTGCCGCATTCACCAAGGTGATCGAGACCGACCTGTACGGCGTGGTCCATATGAGCCGCGCGGCGATCCCGCATTTGCGCGCGGCCAAGGGCTGCATCGTCAACATATCGTCGGTGTCTGGGCTCGGCGGCGACTGGAACCACAGCTTCTACTGCGCCGCCAAGGGCGCGGTCAGCAATTTAACGCGCGCGCTGGCGATGGACGAGGCGAAGCACGGCGTGCGCGTCAACGCGGTAAACCCGTCGCTCACCTATACCGCGCTGACCGCGGGGATGAAGGAGCAGCCCGAACTCATCGCCAAGTTCGAGGAGCGGATCCCGATCGGTCGCGGCGCCGAGCCCGCCGACATCGCGGGCGCCATCGCGTTTCTGGCCAGCAACGACGCGCGCTTCGTCACCGGGGTCAATTTGCCGGTCGACGGCGGCCTGACCGCATCGAACGGACAGCCGCCGCTGTCGTGA
- a CDS encoding aldo/keto reductase has translation MQNRVLGRGGLEVSALGLGCMGLSFGYGPATDRNEAIALIRAAHDRGVTFFDTAEAYGPGINEEVVGEALAPIRDQVVIATKFGFKNGVPGDGLDSRPERIRQVADEALARLGTDRIDLFYQHRVDPAVPMEDVAGTVKELIEAGKVKHFGLSEAGPESIRAAHAVLPVAVLQSEYSMFWREPEAEILPLLEELGIGFVPFSPLGKGFLTGRFDQDSVFGADDFRSTVPRFQADAMKANQALVTLVGSIAAEKGATPAQVALAWLLAQKPWIVPIPGTTKLHRLEENLGSVDVRLTGDDLARIAQALDGIALQGERYSASQQQMINR, from the coding sequence ATGCAGAACCGCGTATTGGGCCGAGGCGGCCTCGAAGTATCCGCTCTCGGTCTTGGCTGCATGGGGTTGAGCTTCGGCTATGGCCCCGCGACCGACCGCAACGAGGCGATCGCACTGATCCGTGCCGCACACGATCGCGGCGTGACGTTCTTCGACACCGCCGAAGCCTATGGTCCCGGGATCAACGAGGAGGTTGTCGGCGAAGCGCTGGCGCCGATCCGCGACCAGGTGGTGATCGCGACCAAGTTCGGGTTCAAGAACGGCGTGCCGGGCGATGGGCTCGACAGCCGCCCCGAACGGATCCGGCAGGTCGCCGACGAGGCCCTGGCCCGGCTGGGGACCGATCGCATCGACCTGTTCTATCAGCATCGCGTCGATCCGGCCGTCCCGATGGAGGACGTCGCCGGAACCGTGAAGGAGCTGATCGAGGCCGGCAAGGTCAAGCATTTCGGCCTGTCGGAGGCGGGGCCGGAGTCGATCCGCGCCGCGCATGCGGTGCTGCCGGTCGCGGTGCTACAGAGCGAATATTCGATGTTCTGGCGCGAGCCGGAAGCCGAGATCCTGCCGTTGCTGGAGGAACTGGGGATCGGGTTCGTGCCGTTCTCGCCGCTCGGCAAGGGGTTCCTGACCGGGCGGTTCGATCAGGACAGCGTGTTCGGCGCAGACGATTTCCGTAGCACCGTGCCACGCTTCCAGGCCGATGCTATGAAGGCGAACCAGGCACTGGTCACGCTCGTCGGATCGATCGCTGCCGAGAAGGGCGCGACCCCGGCGCAGGTCGCGCTGGCGTGGCTGCTGGCCCAGAAGCCGTGGATCGTGCCCATTCCCGGCACCACGAAGCTGCACCGGCTGGAGGAAAACCTGGGCAGCGTCGACGTCCGGCTGACCGGCGACGATCTGGCGCGCATCGCGCAGGCGCTCGACGGCATCGCGCTGCAGGGCGAGCGCTATTCCGCGTCGCAGCAGCAAATGATCAACCGGTAA
- a CDS encoding catalase family protein: protein MAYLPYRDDIETLEPGEQESIDGIIQGMTQESQTVEKRDGHAVRASHAKSTACVVGELTVADDLPPELAQGLFATPGTFAVAVRFAQGPGEKLGDRVSTHRGMAIKIFGVEGEALAGHDAPTQDFVLASGTTFPAGTAAGFLSQAKKIGMTVPMPEAVKSAAASVARNINAVLNAVAGSPSPTLDFYGHPFSHPLDECYFSQCPIRFGDYVAKLGAFPVAAEQRALDGWTLDPHQDEDGFRHAAIAYFDGNDAVFELRAQLWANADTQPIEDTSVDWPTEDSAYRTIATIRLPRQDAYSAARVRYFDEVMTFRPAHSLAAHRPLGGVMRARLQVYRALSDFRHRETGIAAANTASVDDIPA, encoded by the coding sequence ATGGCCTATCTACCTTACCGCGACGACATAGAAACGCTTGAGCCGGGCGAGCAGGAGAGCATCGACGGCATCATCCAGGGGATGACCCAGGAAAGCCAGACGGTCGAGAAGCGTGACGGTCATGCCGTGCGCGCCAGCCATGCCAAGAGCACCGCCTGCGTCGTCGGCGAACTGACGGTCGCCGACGACTTGCCGCCGGAACTGGCGCAGGGACTGTTCGCGACCCCGGGCACGTTCGCCGTTGCCGTACGCTTTGCGCAGGGGCCTGGCGAAAAACTGGGAGACCGGGTGTCGACGCATCGCGGCATGGCGATCAAGATCTTCGGCGTCGAGGGCGAGGCGCTTGCGGGCCATGATGCGCCAACGCAGGATTTCGTGCTGGCGAGCGGCACGACCTTCCCCGCCGGTACTGCCGCCGGGTTCCTGAGCCAGGCGAAGAAGATCGGCATGACGGTGCCGATGCCCGAAGCCGTCAAGAGCGCGGCTGCCTCGGTCGCGCGCAACATCAACGCGGTGCTGAACGCGGTTGCCGGATCGCCCAGTCCGACGCTCGACTTCTATGGCCATCCGTTCAGCCATCCGCTCGACGAGTGCTATTTCAGCCAGTGCCCGATCCGGTTCGGCGATTATGTCGCCAAGCTCGGGGCGTTTCCGGTTGCCGCGGAACAACGCGCGCTCGATGGATGGACGCTCGATCCGCATCAAGACGAGGACGGCTTCCGGCACGCCGCGATCGCCTATTTCGACGGCAACGATGCGGTGTTCGAACTGCGGGCACAGCTCTGGGCCAATGCGGACACCCAACCGATCGAGGACACGTCGGTCGACTGGCCTACCGAGGACAGCGCCTATCGGACGATCGCGACGATCCGGCTGCCCCGTCAGGACGCATACAGCGCTGCCCGCGTCCGCTATTTCGACGAGGTGATGACGTTCCGTCCGGCGCACAGCCTGGCGGCGCATCGCCCCCTTGGGGGCGTGATGCGGGCGCGTCTGCAGGTCTATCGCGCGCTCAGCGACTTCCGCCACCGCGAGACCGGCATCGCCGCCGCCAACACCGCGAGCGTCGACGACATCCCGGCCTGA